A section of the Neisseria dumasiana genome encodes:
- a CDS encoding DegT/DnrJ/EryC1/StrS family aminotransferase has translation MQFIDLAAQQARIKDQIDANIQKVLAHGGYILGPEVAELEEQLKAYCGAQYCISVANGTDALQIALMALGVGAGDEVITPGFTYIATAETVALLGAKPVYVDIDEKTYNIDPAQIEAAITAKTKAVIPVSLYGQCADYDAINAVAAKHKLPVIEDAAQSFGATYKGRKSGNLTTIACTSFFPSKPLGCYGDGGAVFTNDETLATVIRQIARHGQDRRYHHIRVGVNSRLDTLQAAILLPKLAIFEEEMQLRQQVAAMYAEALQDTGIAVPFIEAHNRSAYAQYTIRVKNRDAVQTALKEAGIPTAVHYPIPLNKQPAVASDAVLPVGDLVAQEVMSLPMHPYMTHKQVRQVADALKATL, from the coding sequence ATGCAATTTATCGACCTCGCCGCCCAACAAGCCCGTATCAAAGACCAAATCGACGCCAACATCCAAAAAGTGCTGGCACACGGCGGCTATATCCTCGGCCCCGAAGTCGCCGAATTGGAAGAACAGCTCAAAGCCTATTGCGGTGCACAATACTGCATCAGCGTTGCCAACGGCACCGACGCGCTGCAAATTGCGCTGATGGCCTTGGGCGTAGGCGCAGGCGACGAAGTGATTACCCCCGGCTTTACCTACATCGCCACCGCCGAAACCGTGGCCCTGCTCGGTGCCAAACCCGTGTATGTCGATATCGACGAGAAAACCTACAATATCGATCCCGCCCAAATCGAAGCGGCCATCACCGCCAAAACCAAAGCCGTCATTCCCGTATCGCTCTACGGCCAATGCGCCGACTACGACGCCATTAACGCCGTCGCCGCCAAACACAAGCTGCCGGTGATCGAAGATGCCGCCCAAAGTTTCGGTGCCACCTACAAAGGCAGAAAATCGGGCAACTTAACCACCATCGCCTGCACCAGCTTTTTCCCCAGCAAACCTCTGGGCTGCTACGGCGACGGCGGCGCGGTTTTCACCAACGACGAAACGCTGGCCACCGTTATCCGCCAGATTGCCCGCCACGGCCAAGACCGCCGCTATCATCATATCCGCGTGGGCGTAAACAGCCGTTTGGACACGCTGCAAGCCGCCATCCTGCTGCCCAAGCTGGCGATTTTTGAAGAAGAAATGCAGTTGCGCCAGCAAGTTGCCGCCATGTATGCCGAAGCCCTGCAAGATACGGGCATTGCCGTGCCGTTTATCGAAGCGCACAACCGCAGCGCGTATGCCCAATACACCATCCGCGTGAAAAACCGCGATGCCGTTCAGACGGCCTTGAAAGAAGCGGGCATTCCCACCGCCGTGCATTACCCGATTCCGCTGAACAAACAGCCAGCCGTCGCCAGCGATGCCGTGCTGCCGGTGGGCGACTTGGTGGCGCAGGAAGTGATGAGCCTGCCGATGCACCCGTATATGACGCACAAGCAAGTGCGGCAGGTGGCAGACGCACTCAAAGCCACCCTTTGA
- a CDS encoding glycosyltransferase: MHVLIIPSWYPSSPDDINGIFFRQQAQALHRAGVQVGVIAPVFRSMRGEPKTIFTGGYGPRYHLDGGIPTYLHESMYFFPRTPIDRHRWLKAGMGLFRRYVREHGLPDILHAHSMNYGGILARQIQTATGIPYVITEHSSTYARKLVRPWQRSAMQQAAQHCASRIAVSRDFCRLLENEYHGLDWQYIPNILPAKFFESFHPADKPENPDFTFCSVAHLNYNKGYDILLPAFAEALKKHPRLKLKIGGSGLADAQLHKLTEDLGIGHAVTFLGRLQNEAVLELMRSSDAFVLASRHETFGIVFIEALSQGLPVVATRCGGPNSIITPENGLLVPTENRQALTEALISLYENRHRYDAAALRRNCLEEFGEHSVIGQITEQYRRVLHAHANGEQA; the protein is encoded by the coding sequence ATGCATGTTTTGATTATTCCATCTTGGTATCCGTCTTCGCCCGACGACATCAACGGCATTTTTTTCCGCCAGCAGGCTCAGGCTTTGCACCGGGCCGGCGTGCAGGTGGGCGTTATTGCCCCCGTGTTCCGTTCGATGCGCGGCGAACCCAAAACCATTTTTACCGGCGGCTACGGGCCACGCTACCATCTCGACGGGGGGATTCCCACCTACCTGCATGAAAGCATGTATTTCTTTCCGCGCACGCCCATCGACCGCCACCGCTGGCTCAAGGCCGGCATGGGTTTGTTCCGCCGGTATGTGCGCGAACACGGCCTGCCCGACATCCTGCACGCCCACAGCATGAACTACGGCGGCATTCTCGCCCGTCAGATTCAGACGGCCACGGGGATTCCTTATGTGATTACCGAACACAGCTCCACCTATGCCCGCAAACTCGTGCGCCCGTGGCAACGCAGCGCGATGCAGCAGGCGGCGCAGCACTGTGCCTCGCGCATTGCCGTCAGCCGCGATTTCTGCCGTCTGCTCGAAAACGAATATCACGGCTTGGATTGGCAATACATTCCCAATATCCTGCCTGCCAAGTTTTTCGAATCTTTCCATCCGGCCGACAAACCCGAAAATCCCGACTTCACTTTCTGCTCGGTCGCCCACCTGAACTACAACAAAGGCTACGACATCCTGCTGCCCGCATTTGCCGAAGCATTGAAGAAACACCCCCGTCTCAAACTGAAAATCGGCGGCAGCGGTTTGGCCGACGCACAACTGCACAAACTCACCGAAGACTTGGGCATAGGCCACGCCGTTACGTTTTTGGGCAGGCTGCAAAACGAAGCCGTGCTCGAACTGATGCGCAGCAGCGATGCTTTTGTGCTGGCCAGCCGCCACGAAACCTTCGGCATCGTCTTTATCGAAGCGCTTTCGCAAGGTCTGCCGGTGGTAGCCACCCGCTGCGGCGGCCCCAACTCGATTATCACGCCCGAAAACGGCCTGCTGGTGCCGACCGAAAACCGGCAAGCCCTAACCGAAGCCTTGATTTCGCTTTATGAAAACCGCCACCGCTACGATGCCGCCGCACTGCGCCGCAACTGCTTGGAAGAATTCGGCGAACACAGCGTCATCGGACAGATAACCGAACAATACCGCCGCGTTCTCCACGCGCACGCAAACGGGGAGCAGGCATGA
- a CDS encoding lipopolysaccharide biosynthesis protein, whose translation MNIKKLLGYALGPLGSAAIGIISLPLISWYFPAEDIGRIVLLQTVSALTLTLMGLGLDQSYIREYHAAENKAALFKAVIALPVALTALFAAAIGLWRLSWPSEKVFDINSSTLGLLCLLFFGASLLSRYFALILRMKERSFAFSFSQLTPKVLILLLVLVYVAAGLPKDTFTLVAAYVAAQVLTVGVLAAQTRGELAAAARAPFSAPLLKESLHYGVPLALGGLAYWGFTSIDRFLLKSLGGLSELGVYSMAVSFGAIALIFQNIFSVIWAPMVFKWVKENIHLDKIGGITESMTDLIAALICIVGICSPMVTWILPEKYAPVQFILLSSMLFPLLYTLTEVTGIGINVSKKTWLITVFSLVALLCNLSLLYWLVPLLGARGAAMATAVSFWVFSVLKSEASIRLWLPLPRAKIYGGTALCLAVCLAYTYLGNSRNYYFFALLWLAVLVLLYFKHRTALHQAAAQIKGRLKRSAA comes from the coding sequence ATGAACATAAAAAAACTTTTAGGTTACGCACTCGGCCCGCTGGGCAGTGCCGCCATCGGCATCATTTCGCTGCCGCTGATTTCATGGTATTTCCCCGCCGAAGACATCGGCCGCATCGTGCTGCTGCAAACCGTGTCGGCACTCACGCTCACGCTGATGGGCTTGGGCTTGGATCAATCTTATATCCGCGAATACCATGCGGCCGAAAACAAAGCGGCGTTGTTTAAAGCCGTGATTGCGCTGCCGGTTGCACTCACCGCATTGTTTGCCGCCGCCATCGGCTTGTGGCGGTTATCGTGGCCGTCTGAAAAAGTGTTCGACATCAACAGCAGCACCTTGGGGCTGTTGTGCCTGCTTTTTTTCGGCGCATCGTTGCTGTCGCGCTATTTCGCGTTGATTTTGCGGATGAAAGAACGCTCGTTTGCCTTTTCGTTCAGCCAGCTCACACCCAAAGTGCTGATTTTGCTGTTGGTATTGGTATATGTGGCGGCAGGCTTGCCTAAAGACACTTTCACGCTGGTGGCGGCTTATGTGGCGGCGCAAGTGCTTACCGTAGGCGTGCTGGCCGCCCAAACACGCGGCGAATTGGCCGCTGCCGCCCGTGCGCCGTTTTCCGCACCGCTGCTGAAAGAAAGCCTGCATTACGGCGTACCGCTGGCTTTGGGCGGGTTGGCGTATTGGGGTTTTACTTCGATAGACCGCTTTCTGCTCAAGTCGTTAGGCGGCTTGTCGGAACTGGGCGTTTACTCGATGGCCGTCAGTTTTGGAGCAATTGCTTTAATCTTTCAGAATATTTTTTCGGTTATTTGGGCACCGATGGTATTTAAATGGGTCAAAGAAAATATCCATTTGGATAAAATCGGCGGCATTACCGAATCCATGACCGATCTGATTGCCGCTTTGATCTGCATCGTAGGCATCTGCTCGCCGATGGTCACTTGGATACTGCCGGAAAAATACGCACCGGTGCAGTTTATCCTGCTGTCGAGCATGCTGTTTCCGCTGCTCTACACGCTTACCGAAGTAACCGGCATCGGCATCAACGTGAGCAAGAAAACGTGGCTGATTACCGTGTTTTCGCTCGTTGCCCTGCTGTGCAACCTGAGCCTACTCTACTGGCTCGTTCCCCTGCTCGGTGCGCGGGGTGCGGCAATGGCGACCGCCGTATCGTTTTGGGTGTTTTCGGTGTTGAAGTCGGAAGCGTCGATACGCCTGTGGCTGCCGCTGCCGCGCGCCAAAATTTACGGCGGCACGGCACTGTGCCTCGCCGTATGCTTGGCCTACACCTACTTGGGCAACAGCCGCAACTACTACTTTTTCGCCCTGCTGTGGCTGGCGGTATTGGTGCTTCTTTATTTCAAACACCGCACCGCCCTGCATCAGGCCGCCGCGCAGATAAAAGGCCGTCTGAAACGCTCTGCCGCTTAA
- the nrdR gene encoding transcriptional regulator NrdR, whose product MKCPFCHHPNTQVTDSRLLEETNSIRRRRRCLSCGQRFGTFETVEMRMPQIIKSTGARVPFNPHKLRTSLERALHKRPIDPETIDDTVALIEQRLYSLGHKEVSSQLVGEMAMEELAKIDQVAYVRFASVYKSFNDVSEFTQAIATLPKEGA is encoded by the coding sequence ATGAAATGCCCTTTCTGCCATCATCCCAACACCCAAGTGACCGACTCTCGGCTTTTGGAGGAAACCAACAGTATCCGCCGACGCCGACGCTGCCTTTCTTGCGGTCAGCGTTTCGGTACATTTGAAACCGTAGAAATGCGGATGCCGCAGATTATCAAAAGCACGGGCGCACGCGTGCCGTTTAACCCGCACAAACTGCGTACCAGCTTGGAACGGGCTTTGCACAAACGTCCGATCGATCCCGAAACCATCGACGATACCGTGGCTTTGATAGAACAGCGTTTGTACAGCCTCGGACACAAAGAAGTGTCTTCCCAACTGGTCGGAGAAATGGCGATGGAAGAGCTGGCCAAAATCGACCAAGTGGCTTATGTGCGTTTCGCTTCGGTATATAAAAGTTTTAATGATGTATCGGAATTTACCCAAGCCATTGCCACGCTGCCCAAAGAAGGTGCATAA
- a CDS encoding Gfo/Idh/MocA family protein, giving the protein MFETIKGRKIKFALVGCGRISNNHFGSFEALSNDCEVVAVCDSDPAALEAAVKRTGAQGYASYTEMLAGTDADIIVLTTPSGLHPDQTVQAFEAGFHVITEKPMATRLHDGERMVKAADKAGKRLFVVKQNRLNATLQMLKRAVTEKRFGKICMVHLNVFWTRPQSYYDQGGGWRGTWELDGGAFMNQASHYVDLMEWLIGPVQDVQAMISTHRDIEAEDTGVMNIRWRNGALGSMAVTMCTYPKNLEGSITILGETGTVRIGGMAVNEIQEWNFADSRDYDQQVKTANYETTSVYGFGHPLYYRNVIDVMRGEAEPITDGREGLKSLELLIAAYLSARDNKTVSLPLVY; this is encoded by the coding sequence ATGTTTGAAACCATCAAAGGGCGCAAAATCAAATTTGCGTTAGTAGGTTGCGGCCGTATTTCCAACAACCACTTCGGTTCTTTTGAAGCGTTAAGCAACGATTGCGAAGTGGTGGCGGTGTGCGACAGCGACCCGGCGGCACTGGAAGCGGCGGTAAAACGCACCGGCGCGCAAGGCTATGCTTCCTATACCGAAATGCTTGCCGGCACCGATGCCGACATTATCGTGCTCACCACGCCCTCCGGCCTACACCCCGACCAAACCGTGCAGGCTTTTGAAGCGGGTTTTCATGTGATTACCGAAAAACCGATGGCCACCCGTCTGCACGACGGCGAGCGCATGGTCAAGGCGGCCGACAAAGCCGGCAAACGCCTGTTTGTAGTGAAACAAAACCGCTTGAACGCCACTTTGCAGATGCTCAAACGCGCCGTAACCGAAAAACGCTTCGGCAAAATCTGCATGGTGCATTTGAATGTATTTTGGACGCGCCCGCAGTCTTATTACGACCAAGGCGGCGGTTGGCGCGGCACTTGGGAGCTGGACGGCGGCGCGTTTATGAATCAGGCCAGCCATTATGTCGATTTGATGGAATGGCTCATCGGCCCGGTGCAAGACGTGCAGGCGATGATTTCCACCCACCGCGACATCGAAGCCGAAGACACCGGCGTGATGAACATCCGCTGGCGCAACGGCGCACTCGGCTCGATGGCCGTAACCATGTGCACTTACCCGAAAAACCTCGAAGGCTCGATTACCATTTTGGGCGAAACCGGCACGGTGCGCATCGGCGGCATGGCGGTGAACGAAATTCAGGAATGGAACTTTGCCGATTCGCGCGATTACGACCAGCAAGTGAAAACCGCCAACTACGAAACCACCTCGGTTTACGGTTTCGGCCATCCGCTCTATTACCGCAATGTGATCGACGTGATGCGCGGCGAAGCCGAACCGATTACCGACGGCCGCGAAGGATTGAAATCGCTGGAGCTGCTGATTGCCGCCTATCTCTCCGCCCGCGACAACAAAACCGTATCGCTGCCTTTGGTTTACTGA
- a CDS encoding glycerol-3-phosphate dehydrogenase/oxidase, whose product MKIAVAGAGIVGACTAWAAARRGHSVVLFEQHTAMAHTSRSSSKLLHGGLRYLETGQFALVKKALHARRFWLEQAPHLCRPLELLFPIYAGTLRPKWQIGIGTKLYDFLAAGSGFPRSSWLNKTEVLNRCPALLSDGLKGAFSFYDAQMDDFELGQWVVGQCRDLGVEVVEHCKIETFDSLAGFDRIVNATGPWAMELRAQQGGSPAYTIDWVRGSHIFTDRECTQALMLPIPQEKRIFFVLPYQGKTLIGTTEVRQHHPEAERPSEEETDYLLAAYNAYHSEKLTAEDISGSFSGVRPLLKSAANPSDATREWAFERVGNVLHIYGGKWTTAQIQGEAALEELLK is encoded by the coding sequence ATGAAGATTGCAGTAGCAGGTGCAGGCATAGTCGGAGCGTGTACCGCTTGGGCTGCGGCACGGCGCGGACACAGCGTGGTACTGTTCGAACAGCATACCGCCATGGCACACACCAGCCGATCGTCTTCCAAGCTGCTGCACGGCGGGTTGCGCTATCTCGAAACCGGCCAGTTTGCGCTGGTTAAAAAAGCCCTGCACGCCCGCCGCTTTTGGCTGGAACAGGCTCCGCACCTGTGCAGGCCGTTGGAGCTGCTGTTCCCGATTTACGCAGGCACGCTCCGCCCCAAATGGCAAATCGGCATCGGCACCAAACTCTACGATTTTCTTGCTGCTGGCAGCGGCTTTCCCCGCAGTTCGTGGCTGAATAAAACGGAAGTGCTGAACCGCTGCCCCGCCCTGCTTTCAGACGGCCTCAAGGGTGCGTTTTCCTTTTACGATGCCCAAATGGACGATTTCGAACTGGGGCAATGGGTGGTCGGCCAATGCCGTGATTTGGGCGTGGAAGTGGTCGAACACTGCAAAATCGAAACTTTCGACAGCCTCGCCGGTTTCGACCGCATCGTCAATGCCACCGGCCCGTGGGCGATGGAACTGCGCGCACAACAAGGCGGCTCTCCGGCCTATACCATTGATTGGGTGCGCGGCAGCCATATCTTTACCGACCGCGAATGCACGCAGGCTTTGATGCTGCCGATTCCGCAGGAAAAACGGATTTTCTTCGTGCTGCCTTATCAGGGCAAAACCTTAATTGGCACCACCGAAGTCCGCCAACACCACCCCGAAGCGGAGAGGCCGTCTGAAGAAGAAACCGACTATCTGCTGGCCGCCTACAATGCCTATCACAGCGAAAAGCTCACGGCAGAAGACATCAGCGGCAGCTTTTCCGGCGTGCGCCCTTTGTTGAAAAGTGCCGCCAACCCCAGCGATGCTACCCGCGAATGGGCGTTCGAGCGCGTGGGCAATGTGCTGCACATCTACGGCGGCAAATGGACGACCGCACAAATACAGGGCGAAGCCGCTTTGGAGGAATTATTGAAATGA
- a CDS encoding acyltransferase produces the protein MTDYTVHPSAIVDDGAKIGAGSRIWHFVHICGGAVIGKNCSFGQNVFVGNRVTIGDNCKIQNNVSVYDNVHLEEGVFCGPSMVFTNVYNPRSLIERKSEYRDTLVKKGATLGANCTIVCGITIGRFAFIGAGAVVNKDVPDYALMVGVPARQIGWMSEYGEQLNLPLQGNGRAVCSHTGAVYTLSDGLLSKSE, from the coding sequence ATGACCGACTACACCGTACACCCTTCCGCCATCGTTGACGACGGCGCGAAAATCGGCGCGGGCAGCCGCATCTGGCATTTCGTGCATATCTGCGGCGGAGCCGTTATCGGCAAAAACTGCTCGTTCGGGCAAAATGTTTTTGTGGGCAACCGCGTAACCATCGGCGACAACTGTAAAATCCAAAACAACGTATCCGTGTACGACAACGTGCATCTCGAAGAAGGCGTATTCTGCGGCCCCAGCATGGTGTTTACCAATGTGTACAACCCGCGCTCGCTGATCGAGCGCAAAAGCGAATACCGCGACACGCTGGTTAAAAAAGGCGCGACTTTGGGCGCAAACTGCACCATCGTGTGCGGCATCACCATCGGCCGTTTCGCCTTTATCGGCGCGGGTGCGGTGGTGAACAAAGACGTGCCCGACTACGCCCTGATGGTCGGCGTGCCTGCCCGCCAAATCGGTTGGATGAGCGAATACGGCGAACAGCTTAACCTGCCGCTGCAAGGCAACGGCCGCGCCGTTTGTTCGCACACCGGAGCGGTGTACACGCTTTCAGACGGCCTCTTAAGCAAATCAGAATAA
- the ribD gene encoding bifunctional diaminohydroxyphosphoribosylaminopyrimidine deaminase/5-amino-6-(5-phosphoribosylamino)uracil reductase RibD produces the protein MFDANDIHMMQNALALARQGRFSTSPNPRVGCVIARGSQIVGQGFHVRAGEPHAEVHALRQAGVMAQGATAYVTLEPCSHYGRTPPCAKALIESGVSRVVAAMTDPNPLVAGKGLAMLEAAGIRTQSGLLEHEARELNRGFLSRIERGHPFVRLKCAASLDGKTALSDGRSQWITGKEARADVQILRAESCAVMSGIGTILADNPLLNVRNFPTLRQPARVILDSRLQTPLDSRVIQDAGSPTLIATLSKDETLLQKYTNYPHVQIVRPSEKNGRIDLNHLLTLLAQQGYGEVMVEAGATLAGAFLEADLADEIVLYQAPKILGNAARGLFELKEHARVLNEESAWKIIQTENIGRDIKITLKK, from the coding sequence ATGTTTGACGCAAACGATATACACATGATGCAAAACGCCCTCGCCCTCGCACGGCAAGGGCGTTTTTCAACATCGCCCAATCCCCGCGTAGGCTGTGTCATTGCCCGCGGCAGCCAAATTGTCGGGCAGGGTTTTCACGTCCGTGCCGGAGAACCTCATGCCGAAGTACATGCCTTAAGGCAAGCCGGAGTCATGGCACAAGGGGCAACGGCTTATGTTACGCTGGAGCCGTGCAGCCATTACGGGCGCACGCCGCCTTGTGCCAAAGCATTGATCGAATCGGGCGTATCGCGCGTGGTGGCTGCCATGACCGATCCCAACCCTCTGGTGGCGGGCAAAGGCTTGGCGATGCTGGAAGCGGCAGGCATCCGCACCCAAAGCGGTCTGCTTGAACACGAAGCCCGCGAATTGAACCGAGGCTTTCTTTCGCGTATCGAACGCGGCCACCCGTTTGTACGCTTGAAGTGCGCCGCCAGCTTAGACGGCAAAACGGCGCTTTCAGACGGCCGCAGCCAATGGATTACCGGTAAAGAAGCCCGTGCCGACGTGCAGATATTGCGTGCCGAAAGCTGTGCGGTGATGAGCGGCATCGGCACGATATTGGCCGACAACCCATTGCTCAATGTGCGTAACTTTCCCACTTTGCGCCAACCTGCCCGCGTCATACTCGACAGCCGCCTGCAAACACCTCTCGACAGCCGAGTGATACAAGATGCCGGCAGCCCCACTCTGATTGCTACCTTATCCAAAGATGAAACTTTATTACAAAAATACACAAACTACCCACATGTGCAAATAGTGAGGCCGTCTGAAAAAAACGGCCGCATCGACCTGAATCATCTATTGACATTATTGGCGCAGCAAGGCTACGGCGAGGTGATGGTGGAAGCAGGCGCAACGCTGGCCGGTGCTTTTTTAGAAGCAGATTTGGCAGATGAAATCGTGCTGTATCAAGCGCCTAAGATATTAGGCAATGCGGCACGCGGCCTGTTTGAATTGAAAGAGCATGCCCGAGTGCTCAATGAAGAAAGCGCGTGGAAAATCATTCAAACCGAAAATATCGGCAGAGATATAAAAATTACTTTGAAAAAGTAA
- a CDS encoding nucleotide sugar dehydrogenase — translation MKNTAIQKFADKTAKIGIVGLGYVGLPLMLRYVDIGFHVLGFDIDAEKVEKLNKGQSYIEHIPSDKIAAASQNLFEATTDFSRIGEADAVILCVPTPLNKYREPDMSFVIDTTDAVKPYLRAGQVLSLESTTYPGTTEEELLPRMEEGGLKVGENVFLVYSPEREDPGNPDFETRTIPKVIGGHTPACLEVGIALYQPAIDKVVPVSSTKAAELTKLLENIHRAVNIGLVNEMKIVADKMDIDIHEVIDAAATKPFGFVAYYPGPGLGGHCIPIDPFYLTWKAREYGVNTRFIELAGEVNSSMPEYVVNKTMLALNDHNRSIKGSKVLVLGIAYKKNVDDMRESPSVEVMELLRDLGAEVAYTDPHVPVFPKMREHKFDLKSEPFTAENIARFDCVVLTTDHDKFDYDLLKQHAKLIIDTRGKFQGKFSNIVKA, via the coding sequence ATGAAAAATACCGCCATTCAGAAATTCGCCGATAAAACTGCCAAAATCGGTATCGTGGGTTTAGGCTATGTCGGCCTGCCGCTGATGTTGCGTTATGTCGACATCGGCTTTCATGTGCTGGGCTTCGATATTGATGCCGAAAAAGTAGAAAAACTCAATAAAGGGCAAAGCTATATCGAGCATATTCCCTCCGATAAAATTGCGGCGGCAAGCCAAAATCTGTTTGAGGCTACCACTGATTTTTCGCGTATCGGAGAGGCCGATGCCGTGATTTTGTGCGTGCCGACCCCGCTCAACAAATACCGCGAACCGGACATGAGCTTTGTTATCGATACCACCGATGCGGTGAAACCCTATTTGCGTGCCGGTCAGGTATTGTCTTTGGAATCGACCACTTATCCCGGCACCACCGAAGAAGAACTGCTGCCGCGCATGGAAGAAGGCGGCCTGAAAGTGGGCGAAAACGTATTCTTGGTGTATTCTCCGGAACGCGAAGACCCGGGCAACCCCGATTTTGAAACCCGCACCATTCCGAAAGTGATCGGCGGCCACACGCCCGCCTGTTTGGAAGTGGGTATTGCACTTTACCAACCCGCCATCGACAAAGTGGTGCCGGTCAGCTCCACCAAAGCGGCCGAATTAACGAAACTGCTGGAAAACATCCACCGCGCCGTGAACATCGGTTTGGTTAACGAAATGAAAATCGTAGCGGACAAAATGGACATCGACATCCACGAAGTGATTGATGCCGCCGCCACCAAACCGTTCGGCTTCGTTGCCTATTACCCCGGCCCGGGCTTGGGCGGCCACTGCATTCCCATCGATCCGTTCTATCTCACTTGGAAAGCCCGCGAATACGGCGTGAACACCCGCTTTATCGAACTGGCCGGCGAAGTCAATTCTTCTATGCCCGAATATGTGGTTAACAAAACCATGCTGGCCTTAAACGACCACAACCGCTCCATCAAAGGCAGCAAGGTGCTGGTTTTGGGCATCGCTTACAAGAAAAACGTGGATGACATGCGCGAAAGCCCCTCGGTGGAAGTGATGGAACTGCTGCGCGACTTGGGCGCGGAAGTGGCCTACACCGACCCGCATGTGCCGGTATTCCCGAAAATGCGCGAACATAAATTCGATTTGAAGAGCGAACCGTTTACCGCCGAAAACATCGCCCGTTTCGACTGCGTGGTGCTGACCACCGACCACGATAAATTCGATTACGACCTGCTCAAGCAGCACGCCAAGCTGATTATCGACACCCGCGGAAAATTCCAAGGCAAATTCAGCAACATCGTTAAAGCATAA
- a CDS encoding O-antigen ligase family protein, with amino-acid sequence MKIKNINLYILLVFGMLGAYMVGPSLSYKFGIQRIDNFLTILFIAATLMIGALESKRFPPPVALLLLCLTVMTAWSALHLGISSISGSQFIDLMFFISIPCFFYLLYLIISRSEQPLRFVRRLILFFAAFICIPPFIEIGAGIQFVTAAEELAIEAGAVKGLFFNPNNLATTAVCLAPAVLVFFNFEAQNRKQVLTGWALYLLLGVIVFASVSRTAIACYVLLTLLVLMYRKNGLATLLSVAVVYLAFAMIPPYAIQDFLLSLNSNEFLERFSSRIYLFLYDFGSDNSVSSRQEIYNHFWNHTPLLFTGYGPKNFAEFFGGHISTSLGFENPHSFIIELYLGFGIVSLLGFLGYVAGYTAVFAFTKGIPTRLRVFALTAMAIFLIGGFIPSSILRLPFVWLPCFLIAIYTVCAKPLHIFQTASRLNPYPKSKSIPTIKPNQRRAT; translated from the coding sequence ATGAAAATCAAAAATATCAACCTGTATATCCTGCTGGTTTTCGGCATGTTGGGGGCTTATATGGTCGGCCCTTCCTTATCTTATAAATTCGGCATACAGCGTATCGACAACTTTCTGACCATTCTGTTTATCGCCGCCACGCTGATGATCGGTGCGCTCGAGAGCAAACGCTTTCCGCCCCCCGTTGCCCTGCTGCTGCTCTGCTTAACCGTGATGACGGCTTGGAGCGCGCTGCACTTGGGCATTTCTTCCATCAGCGGCTCGCAATTTATCGATTTGATGTTTTTTATTTCGATTCCCTGCTTTTTTTATCTGCTTTATCTGATTATTTCGCGCTCGGAGCAGCCTTTGCGGTTTGTGCGGCGTTTGATTCTGTTTTTTGCGGCCTTTATCTGCATTCCGCCCTTCATCGAAATCGGCGCGGGCATTCAGTTTGTTACGGCGGCGGAAGAGCTGGCTATTGAAGCCGGCGCGGTTAAAGGGCTGTTTTTCAACCCCAACAACTTGGCCACCACCGCTGTGTGTCTGGCTCCGGCAGTTTTGGTGTTTTTCAATTTCGAGGCACAAAACCGCAAACAGGTGTTAACGGGTTGGGCGCTTTACCTGCTGCTGGGCGTGATTGTGTTCGCCAGCGTATCGCGAACGGCCATCGCCTGTTATGTGCTGCTGACGCTGCTGGTTTTGATGTACCGTAAAAACGGCTTGGCAACGCTGCTGTCGGTTGCGGTGGTTTATTTGGCCTTTGCCATGATTCCGCCTTATGCGATACAGGATTTTCTGCTTTCGTTGAACAGCAACGAATTTTTGGAGCGTTTTTCCAGCCGGATTTATCTGTTTTTATACGATTTCGGCAGCGACAACTCGGTGTCGTCACGTCAGGAAATCTACAACCATTTCTGGAACCACACACCCCTGCTCTTTACCGGCTACGGCCCGAAAAACTTTGCCGAATTTTTCGGCGGCCACATCAGCACCAGCTTGGGCTTTGAAAACCCGCACAGTTTTATCATCGAGCTTTATCTCGGCTTCGGTATCGTGTCTCTGCTGGGGTTTCTCGGTTATGTGGCAGGTTATACCGCCGTGTTCGCGTTTACCAAAGGCATCCCTACCCGGCTGCGCGTTTTTGCGTTGACGGCGATGGCGATATTTTTGATCGGCGGCTTTATCCCTTCATCGATTTTGCGGCTTCCTTTCGTTTGGCTGCCCTGTTTTCTGATTGCGATATATACGGTGTGCGCCAAACCGTTACACATTTTTCAGACGGCCTCACGTCTGAACCCTTACCCTAAAAGCAAATCCATACCAACCATAAAACCAAATCAAAGGCGGGCAACATGA